A stretch of Carya illinoinensis cultivar Pawnee chromosome 14, C.illinoinensisPawnee_v1, whole genome shotgun sequence DNA encodes these proteins:
- the LOC122294031 gene encoding uncharacterized protein LOC122294031 isoform X1: protein MGTMADFPPNLEDGELWLPSDVFHEIVSATIKPERSNSHQAFVKNAALDHVAIQRKSSSARSLSEAVSKFQIKHQASGSFHGSKPNGNGAAARAVPAFDHGASCVVGGYSLFPGRILLYNPIPPTQPQGFEKAGKQKSRRGSSLICREEVKSFAGKSGGTGVFLPRSTDASEELEQAMNTGVFLNHHHAYLTSGKTNKSGKKGQGNRKKKVDEIKGTLEEQEESQISNEIGLPQEWTY, encoded by the exons ATGGGAACCATGGCAGACTTCCCTCCAAACCTTGAGGATGGAGAACTCTGGCTACCCTCTGATGTTTTCCATGAAATCGTTTCTGCAACCATCAAGCCCGAAAGAAGCAACTCCCACCAAGCTTTTGTCAAGAATGCTGCTCTCGATCACGTTGCAATTCAGCGCAAAAGTTCTTCTGCAAGATCTTTGTCAGAAGCTGTGTCTAAATTTCAG ATAAAACACCAGGCTTCTGGCAGTTTCCATGGTTCTAAGCCAAATGGCAATGGTGCAGCTGCTCGTGCAGTACCTGCTTTTGACCATGGCGCCTCTTGCGTCGTCGGTGGCTATTCACTGTTTCCTGGACGTATTCTCCTCTATAATCCGATCCCACCGACTCAACCTCAG GGTTTTGAGAAAGCCGGGAAGCAAAAATCTCGACGAGGGTCGTCGCTTATCTGCAGAGAGGAAGTGAAGAGCTTTGCAGGAAAATCTGGGGGAACTGGTGTCTTTTTACCCCGTTCCACAGATGCTTCTGAGGAACTTGAACAGGCTATGAACACTGGCGTTTTCCTTAATCATCATCATGCCTATCTAACCAGTGGCAAAACGAACAAGA GTGGGAAGAAAGGGCAAGGCAATCGAAAGAAAAAGGTGGACGAAATAAAGGGAACTTTGGAAGAGCAAGAGGAGTCTCAAATTTCAAATGAGATTGGTTTGCCCCAAGAGTGGACATACTAG
- the LOC122294612 gene encoding exocyst complex component EXO70A1-like: MGVAVVGMDSLSERAALMRESMQKSQTITDKVVSILGSFDHRLSALETAMRPTQIRTHSIRKAHENIDKTLKASEVLLAHFDLSSQAERKILRGPHEDLEGYLKAIDQLRANIQFFSSKKGFKSNDEVLNNANSLLAKAIAKLEDEFKQLLSSYSKPVEPDRLFDGLPNSLRPSSESPGHQRDSSDRNPSDNHSEHRRSNLEDAVYTPPTLIPPRILPLLHDLAKQMVQAGHQHKVLEVYRDTRSSVLEESLEKLGVEKLNKDDVQKMQWEVLEAKIGNWIHFMRIAVKLLFAGERIVCEQIFEGFDSLTDQCYSVVTSSSVSVLLSFGDAIARSKRSPEKLFVLLDMYEIMRELQSEIEMKFKGKACSETREAAFGLTKRLAQTAQETFGDFEEAVEKDATKTAVSDGTVHPLTSYVINYVKFLFDYQSTLKQLFQEFDNKDGTQLASVTMRIMQALQNNLDGKSKQYKDPALTHLFLMNNIHYMVRSVRRSEAKDLLGDDWVQRHRRIVQQHANLYKRNAWAKILQCLSIPGLASSGSGSSMGVDGGNSSGVSRALVKDRAKIFNTQFEELHQKQSQWTVPDTELRESLRLAVAEVLLPAYRSFVKRHGPLVENGRNPQRYIKYSADDLERMLGEFFEGKNLSESRR; this comes from the exons atgggggTGGCTGTTGTAGGAATGGATTCTCTGAGCGAAAGAGCCGCTTTGATGAGAGAGTCGATGCAAAAGAGCCAGACCATCACCGATAAAGTTGTCTCCATCCTCGGCTCCTTTGATCACCGCCTCTCCGCCCTCGAGACCGCCATGCGTCCCACTCAG ATTAGAACGCATTCTATTAGGAAAGCTCACGAGAATATCGACAAGACTTTGAAGGCTTCTGAGGTTTTACTGGCCCATTTCGACCTTTCTAGTCAG GCAGAGAGGAAAATACTTAGAGGACCACATGAGGACTTGGAGGGTTATCTAAAAGCAATCGATCAACTAAGAGCCAACATTCAATTCTTTAGCAGCAAAAAAGGCTTTAAAAGTAATGATGAAGTGCTCAACAATGCAAACAGTCTACTTGCTAAGGCTATTGCAAAGCTAGAAGATGAGTTCAAGCAGCTACTATCATCTTACAg TAAACCTGTGGAGCCTGATCGTCTTTTCGACGGCCTACCAAACTCATTAAGACCATCTTCAGAATCTCCTGGGCATCAGCGTGACTCTAGTGACAGGAATCCTTCCGATAACCATTCTGAGCACCGGAGGAGTAACTTAGAAGATGCTGTATACACTCCTCCAACCCTTATACCTCCACGGATCCTGCCGCTGCTGCATGATTTGGCAAAGCAGATGGTTCAAGCTGGCCACCAACATAAGGTGCTCGAAGTTTATAG GGATACCCGTTCTTCAGTTTTGGAAGAAAGTCTTGAAAAATTGGGAGTTGAAAAGCTTAACAAAGATGATGTACAGAAGATGCAATGGGAAGTCTTAGAGGCCAAAATTGGGAACTGGATTCACTTCATGCGTATTGCT GTCAAACTGCTCTTTGCTGGAGAGAGGATAGTTTGTGAGCAAATATTTGAAGGCTTTGACTCTCTTACAGATCAGTGTTATTCTGTAGTTACTTCAAGTAGTGTTTCGGTACTACTTAGTTTTGGTGATGCAATTGCAAGAAGCAAGAGATCCCCAGAGAAGTTGTTTGTACTTTTGGACATGTATGAAATAATGCGGGAGCTTCAGTCTGAG ATTGAGATGAAATTCAAAGGTAAAGCTTGCAGTGAAACAAGAGAAGCCGCCTTTGGTTTGACAAAACGGCTTGCGCAGACAGCTCAGGAGACTTTCGGGGATTTTGAAGAAGCTGTTGAAAAGGATGCAACTAAAACTGCTGTATCGGATGGAACTGTCCATCCTTTGACAAGTTATGTAATCAACTATGTAAAGTTCTTGTTTGA CTACCAGTCAACCTTGAAGCAGctttttcaagaatttgacaaCAAAGATGGAACACAGTTGGCATCTGTAACAATGAGAATAATGCAGGCTCTTCAAAACAATTTGGATGGAAAATCTAAGCAGTATAAAGATCCTGCTTTGACCCACTTGTTTCTCATGAATAATATTCACTATATGGTCCGATCTGTACGCAG GTCAGAAGCCAAGGATTTGTTAGGGGATGATTGGGTGCAAAGACACAGGAGGATTGTGCAACAGCATGCAAATCTATACAAAAGGAATGCGTGGGCGAAG ATTCTTCAGTGCCTCTCCATTCCAGGCCTAGCCTCATCCGGGAGTGGAAGTTCGATGGGTGTTGATGGAGGAAATAGTAGTGGAGTTTCAAGAGCATTAGTCAAGGATAG GGCCAAGATATTCAATACGCAATTTGAGGAACTTCATCAAAAGCAATCTCAGTGGACAGTACCTGACACCGAGTTGCGAGAATCTCTGAGACTTGCAGTTGCAGAAGTCTTGTTGCCTGCCTACAGATCTTTTGTAAAACGTCACGG GCCTCTCGTCGAGAATGGAAGGAACCCTCAAAGGTACATCAAGTACTCGGCAGATGATCTTGAACGAATGTTGGGTGAATTTTTTGAgggaaagaacttgagtgaatCCAGGCGGTAG
- the LOC122294031 gene encoding uncharacterized protein LOC122294031 isoform X2 has translation MGTMADFPPNLEDGELWLPSDVFHEIVSATIKPERSNSHQAFVKNAALDHVAIQRKSSSARSLSEAVSKFQIKHQASGSFHGSKPNGNGAAARAVPAFDHGASCVVGGYSLFPGRILLYNPIPPTQPQGFEKAGKQKSRRGSSLICREEVKSFAGKSGGTGVFLPRSTDASEELEQAMNTGVFLNHHHAYLTSGKTNKSGKKGQGNRKKKVDEIKGTLEEQEESQISNEIDDQGRHA, from the exons ATGGGAACCATGGCAGACTTCCCTCCAAACCTTGAGGATGGAGAACTCTGGCTACCCTCTGATGTTTTCCATGAAATCGTTTCTGCAACCATCAAGCCCGAAAGAAGCAACTCCCACCAAGCTTTTGTCAAGAATGCTGCTCTCGATCACGTTGCAATTCAGCGCAAAAGTTCTTCTGCAAGATCTTTGTCAGAAGCTGTGTCTAAATTTCAG ATAAAACACCAGGCTTCTGGCAGTTTCCATGGTTCTAAGCCAAATGGCAATGGTGCAGCTGCTCGTGCAGTACCTGCTTTTGACCATGGCGCCTCTTGCGTCGTCGGTGGCTATTCACTGTTTCCTGGACGTATTCTCCTCTATAATCCGATCCCACCGACTCAACCTCAG GGTTTTGAGAAAGCCGGGAAGCAAAAATCTCGACGAGGGTCGTCGCTTATCTGCAGAGAGGAAGTGAAGAGCTTTGCAGGAAAATCTGGGGGAACTGGTGTCTTTTTACCCCGTTCCACAGATGCTTCTGAGGAACTTGAACAGGCTATGAACACTGGCGTTTTCCTTAATCATCATCATGCCTATCTAACCAGTGGCAAAACGAACAAGA GTGGGAAGAAAGGGCAAGGCAATCGAAAGAAAAAGGTGGACGAAATAAAGGGAACTTTGGAAGAGCAAGAGGAGTCTCAAATTTCAAATGAGATTG ATGATCAAGGCAGGCACGCATAA